The following proteins come from a genomic window of Aspergillus oryzae RIB40 DNA, chromosome 4:
- a CDS encoding uncharacterized protein (predicted protein) produces the protein MDSSDPVIASYDVYLTDSEISRYVLQYLDRLPDYPYDDRHGQKPTSFRLKPKTGLVEVDVPINTRMNYDVNKGLKYGDALKKSRSSQEGGAFGMAGGFSGGSLASGNKVKMEAGGDVEMGGMGNGDSASLLRVQTLGGRIKIPEEGDPVYMLAAFRGNNLHLSPVSAVVQVHPHLHHLDALDELPAKGKGKKKDDDEGGGNEARAIDIKVKAAEDDQASQLAGNLDLLKKMQEEKWGSYDWVDAEVSICSVMGSFLPRGSADSRYSKTEESWQVYESYMMHQDLENLPQLESAIDSEDYLDKMSAPRIDPANPEMTGWAMKQNRMKQNGRGSSSRSSTEEQ, from the exons ATGGACTCCTCAGACCCCGTCATCGCATCCTACGACGTCTATCTCACAGACTCCGAAATCTCTCGTTACGTCCTCCAATATCTCGACCGACTACCAGACTACCCCTATGACGACCGCCACGGCCAAAAGCCCACCAGTTTCCGCCTAAAACCGAAAACCGGGCTTGTCGAAGTCGACGTCCCGATCAACACCCGCATGAACTATGACGTGAATAAAGGTCTGAAGTACGGCGATGCGCTGAAGAAAAGTCGCAGCTCGCAAGAGGGCGGCGCATTCGGCATGGCGGGTGGTTTCAGCGGCGGCTCCCTTGCTAGCGGGAATAAGGTGAAGATGGAAGCCGGTGGGGATGTGGAAATGGGCGGCATGGGAAATGGAGACTCGGCTTCTTTATTACGGGTGCAGACGTTGGGCGGTCGCATTAAGATTCCTGAGGAGGGAGATCCAGTTTATATGTTGGCTGCTTTCCGGGGGA ATAATCTTCATCTGTCGCCTGTTTCAGCGGTTGTGCAGGtgcatcctcatcttcatcaccttGATGCGTTAGATGAGCTTCCCGCcaaggggaagggaaagaaaaaggatgatgatgagggtggTGGGAATGAGGCTCGCGCGATTGATATCAAGGTTAAAGcggctgaagatgaccagGCGAGTCAGTTGGCTGGCAATCTGgatctcttgaagaaaatgcaggaggagaaatggggtAGCTATGATTGGGTCGATGCCGAGGTGAGTATTTGTTCCGTGATGGGTTCGTTTCTTCCAAGAGGCTCTGCTGATTCGAGGTACTCTAAGACTGAGGAGTCATGGCAAGTATATGAAAGCTACATGATGCACCAAGATTTAGAAAATCTACCACAATTGGAATCGGCTATCGATAGTGAGGACTATCTGGATAAGATGAGTGCGCCGCGCATTGACCCGGCGAACCCAGAGATGACTGGATGGGCTATGAAGCAGAACCGGATGAAGCAGAATGGAAGAGGGAGTTCTTCTAGGAGCAGTACTGAAGAGCAATAA